A window of Metabacillus sp. B2-18 contains these coding sequences:
- a CDS encoding STAS domain-containing protein, giving the protein MVGNENINIKGLQFEWDVQKGTFQFEGQEAVLFWISTAMKSFFDTIEEISGAEASSLVFETSGFRQGLVVGDYFEKMKDLSVEEAAKSITSTYASAGWGQIEINDLNYETKTLTAHLKNTWEYKINVAQNKKQEGKFLPAHFAGIFTGLFGTNIWYEVVQQQLDGHEYSIINYYPSEISITQNIHQLARKKESEQIQQLEELVEEKTKELKDLVKQLSSPIIPVLEGIVVVPLIGKYEVDRAEELITNTLNNLPSHKASYLILDLTGLDNDISEQTASLIEKIGSASSLIGSKTILVGINPELSLIISQSGMNFSQFDCFQSLQHGIHFALGQMGRRIL; this is encoded by the coding sequence ATAGTGGGAAATGAAAACATTAATATAAAGGGACTTCAGTTTGAGTGGGATGTACAAAAAGGGACTTTTCAATTTGAGGGACAAGAAGCCGTTCTTTTTTGGATATCTACAGCTATGAAGTCTTTTTTTGATACAATCGAAGAAATTTCTGGTGCGGAAGCATCGAGCTTAGTGTTCGAGACTTCAGGATTTCGGCAAGGGTTGGTCGTTGGTGATTACTTTGAAAAAATGAAAGATTTAAGTGTAGAAGAGGCAGCAAAATCCATTACATCTACGTATGCTTCAGCGGGTTGGGGACAGATTGAAATAAACGATCTTAACTACGAAACGAAAACATTAACAGCTCACCTTAAAAATACGTGGGAATATAAAATTAATGTGGCTCAGAATAAAAAGCAGGAAGGTAAGTTTCTTCCTGCACATTTTGCAGGTATATTCACGGGATTGTTCGGAACAAATATTTGGTATGAAGTTGTCCAACAACAGCTTGATGGTCACGAATACAGTATTATTAACTATTATCCATCAGAAATCAGTATCACACAAAATATCCATCAATTAGCCCGGAAGAAAGAATCGGAACAAATACAGCAACTAGAAGAACTTGTCGAAGAAAAGACAAAAGAACTAAAAGATCTCGTCAAACAGCTTTCTTCTCCAATTATTCCTGTTCTTGAAGGAATTGTGGTCGTACCGTTAATTGGAAAATATGAGGTAGATCGTGCTGAAGAACTGATTACAAATACTTTAAATAATCTACCTTCACACAAAGCTAGTTATCTTATTTTAGATTTAACTGGTCTTGATAACGATATTAGTGAGCAAACAGCAAGCTTAATAGAAAAGATCGGCTCTGCTTCTTCGTTAATTGGTTCTAAAACAATATTAGTTGGAATTAATCCAGAATTAAGCCTGATCATCTCTCAGTCAGGAATGAATTTCTCACAGTTTGATTGCTTTCAATCGTTACAACATGGAATACATTTTGCGCTAGGGCAAATGGGGAGAAGAATTCTATAA
- a CDS encoding PQQ-dependent sugar dehydrogenase: MIHTKQIRERVVELPTSARPLLNPDDVWVPEGYKVEVVAAGLSFPTGMGFADDGTLYILEGGSTWPTRPALPPRILSLTPSGELDVFAVETLGGPRGVTYHEGYIYVTCKGGYLARVVRYDVKTKKREVLIEKIPSGGWHEPGGPVFSPKDGLMYFANGSVSQNGVCLPAGFTVDLAKHPEAHDIPGDDITLTGHNVTSRNPLMPFPFLTETGAFKPFGTPAKKGEKIKGELWCSTGLWRAKPDGSEPELLAWGLRNPYGLAFNDEGELYASDNCLEEKGERAIAGDPDRIWHIRNAMTSHGSVKKPDWYGFPDMRADGVPVWDEKCKPAKGKEAEQLIENPPEWAGPPVYLEKPHSAMTKMDFSRSDDFGYRGELFVTEWGTYAPLNSPHEKDLNNGFQVVRVDVKTGTSEVFMKNKQLGAASAHQSGGIERPVDCKFHPDGKSLYILDFGHSPVTEGYIHAYGHTGALWKITKEE; encoded by the coding sequence ATGATACATACTAAGCAAATTCGGGAGAGGGTTGTTGAGCTGCCGACAAGTGCTAGACCGTTGTTAAATCCAGATGATGTCTGGGTACCTGAGGGTTATAAAGTTGAGGTCGTGGCAGCGGGCTTATCTTTTCCAACTGGGATGGGATTTGCAGATGATGGAACCCTTTATATTTTAGAAGGTGGAAGTACTTGGCCAACACGTCCAGCGTTACCACCTAGAATTCTTAGTTTAACACCCTCTGGAGAGCTAGATGTATTTGCTGTAGAAACATTAGGTGGACCAAGAGGAGTTACCTATCACGAAGGTTATATCTATGTAACATGTAAAGGTGGATATCTTGCTAGAGTGGTCCGTTATGATGTGAAAACAAAGAAAAGAGAAGTGTTAATTGAAAAAATACCTAGTGGTGGTTGGCATGAACCAGGTGGTCCTGTATTTAGTCCTAAGGACGGTTTAATGTACTTTGCCAATGGCTCTGTTTCACAAAATGGTGTATGTTTACCGGCTGGTTTTACAGTGGACCTAGCAAAGCATCCAGAGGCTCATGATATACCTGGGGATGACATTACTCTTACTGGTCATAATGTAACGTCTAGAAATCCACTCATGCCATTTCCCTTTTTAACAGAAACGGGAGCGTTTAAACCGTTTGGAACACCTGCAAAGAAGGGTGAAAAAATTAAGGGAGAACTTTGGTGTTCAACCGGACTTTGGCGAGCTAAGCCAGATGGAAGCGAGCCTGAATTATTAGCATGGGGACTAAGGAATCCTTATGGCTTAGCATTTAATGATGAGGGAGAGCTGTACGCATCTGATAACTGTTTAGAGGAAAAAGGAGAAAGAGCTATTGCAGGTGATCCTGATCGAATTTGGCATATTCGCAATGCTATGACCTCTCATGGATCTGTAAAAAAGCCTGATTGGTATGGATTCCCAGATATGAGAGCAGATGGAGTTCCTGTATGGGATGAAAAATGTAAACCTGCAAAGGGGAAAGAAGCAGAGCAATTAATCGAAAATCCGCCTGAATGGGCTGGCCCTCCTGTTTATCTTGAGAAACCTCATTCCGCTATGACAAAGATGGACTTTAGCCGTTCAGATGATTTTGGGTATCGTGGAGAACTATTTGTAACCGAATGGGGTACATATGCACCGTTAAATTCACCACATGAGAAAGATCTTAACAACGGTTTTCAAGTTGTAAGGGTTGATGTTAAGACGGGAACATCAGAAGTGTTTATGAAAAATAAGCAACTTGGTGCAGCATCAGCACATCAATCAGGTGGAATAGAGCGACCTGTTGATTGTAAATTTCATCCGGACGGAAAGAGTTTATATATTTTAGATTTTGGTCACTCCCCTGTTACTGAAGGATATATCCATGCCTATGGTCATACAGGTGCGTTATGGAAAATTACAAAAGAAGAATAA
- a CDS encoding YqcI/YcgG family protein gives MELFEKESLNIDDLQVWKKDALEKFEAKMVDKEQRFPCIPATQGHSLNHLRYGFVGDPREVSSAEELANLLSAYTPQSKNYGKYTSLIIFYETPADLSKTSVEEFEQMFWKQLSWASEFDSIEWPENIPVDPHDSAWEFCFQGEKYFMYCATPAHQNRQSRYFPYFMLAITPRWVLEKFNSSPSLAQKIKSNIRERITHYDSISIHPDLNSYGEEDNFEWKQYYLHDDDSALSKCPFHRMLNTMKREE, from the coding sequence ATGGAACTATTTGAAAAAGAATCACTAAATATAGATGATCTACAGGTTTGGAAAAAAGATGCTTTGGAAAAGTTTGAGGCTAAAATGGTGGATAAAGAGCAAAGGTTCCCGTGTATACCGGCAACTCAAGGTCATTCATTAAATCATTTACGATACGGCTTTGTAGGGGATCCTAGAGAAGTTTCATCTGCTGAAGAACTTGCTAACTTACTTTCCGCTTATACACCACAATCAAAAAACTATGGAAAATATACATCTCTTATTATCTTTTATGAAACACCAGCCGATTTATCCAAGACTAGTGTTGAAGAATTTGAACAAATGTTTTGGAAGCAATTAAGTTGGGCAAGTGAGTTTGATTCCATTGAATGGCCGGAAAATATTCCTGTTGATCCACATGATTCTGCATGGGAATTTTGTTTTCAAGGTGAAAAATACTTTATGTATTGCGCTACTCCAGCCCATCAAAATCGCCAAAGTCGATATTTCCCATATTTTATGCTTGCAATTACGCCAAGGTGGGTACTTGAGAAATTTAATTCTTCCCCTTCGCTGGCACAAAAAATAAAATCTAATATTAGAGAAAGAATTACACATTACGATTCTATTTCCATCCACCCTGATTTAAACAGCTATGGTGAAGAAGATAATTTTGAATGGAAGCAGTATTATCTCCATGATGATGATTCAGCTTTATCCAAATGCCCTTTTCACCGAATGCTTAATACTATGAAGAGGGAAGAATAG
- a CDS encoding cysteine hydrolase family protein: MNIIENQPALLVLDVQKGFDDPYWGKRNNLEAENNILTLLTEWRKRNWTVIYSQHLSLEPQSPLHYKNPVGTEFKDSIKPLSGEVIMQKNVNSAFIGTQLETYLKTNQIKTVVITGLSTQHCVSTTTRMSGNLGFTNYLVSDATAAFEITDQNGTYYTPEDIHQTELATLHKEFATIVKTSDVIKQLK; this comes from the coding sequence ATGAACATCATTGAAAATCAGCCAGCACTGCTAGTGTTAGATGTACAAAAAGGATTTGATGATCCTTATTGGGGTAAACGAAACAACCTGGAAGCTGAAAACAATATTTTAACGTTGTTAACAGAGTGGCGAAAACGTAACTGGACAGTCATCTATTCACAACACTTATCGTTGGAGCCACAATCTCCTCTTCATTATAAGAATCCAGTGGGAACAGAGTTTAAAGACAGCATTAAGCCTTTATCAGGTGAAGTAATTATGCAAAAAAATGTTAATAGTGCCTTTATTGGAACACAATTAGAAACCTATTTAAAAACAAATCAAATCAAAACGGTTGTTATCACTGGTTTATCTACACAACATTGCGTTTCAACAACAACACGTATGAGCGGAAACCTCGGATTTACAAATTATCTTGTTTCAGATGCTACGGCAGCATTTGAAATTACTGATCAAAATGGTACATATTATACTCCCGAAGATATTCATCAAACAGAATTGGCAACCTTACATAAGGAATTTGCGACGATTGTTAAAACGAGTGATGTAATAAAACAACTAAAGTAA
- a CDS encoding DMT family transporter: MVIINYVLMCIIFGTTFLAIKIGVDSGLPPFLSGGIRFFIAGFLLFLIMLVKEKNIMRLLVRKELFLSGVGLTFGTFATLYWAEQYVTSGIAAVLSATGPMLIIVIQSIILRHKVRRTSIVGCMIGVIGVLFLILPSFSLEVNSYWIIGCFAIILGEVFYASGTIYTKSVSKNFEGIHPVALNAVQMMYGGILLFILGLFTEEISAQTIIQPASLLSLFYLIVIGSMVGHSLFYWLVVKTDPVFPSTWLYISPFIAVVVGVLFYDEFFSWLTGVGAVTICIGMILINYETLKERVIAQRSKYIKV; this comes from the coding sequence ATGGTCATTATAAATTATGTTTTAATGTGTATTATTTTTGGGACGACTTTTTTGGCGATAAAAATAGGAGTAGATTCAGGGTTGCCGCCGTTTTTATCGGGGGGAATTCGCTTTTTTATCGCAGGCTTTTTATTGTTTTTGATTATGCTTGTTAAAGAGAAGAACATCATGCGTTTATTAGTTAGAAAGGAACTTTTTCTATCAGGGGTTGGTTTGACGTTTGGGACATTTGCAACATTGTATTGGGCAGAACAGTATGTAACATCCGGAATAGCGGCGGTTTTATCCGCAACCGGTCCGATGTTGATCATTGTGATTCAGAGTATTATCTTAAGGCATAAAGTCAGAAGAACATCCATTGTAGGATGTATGATCGGTGTCATAGGAGTTTTATTTCTTATATTACCAAGCTTTTCACTTGAGGTGAATTCCTATTGGATCATTGGTTGTTTTGCCATCATTCTTGGAGAGGTTTTTTATGCATCAGGTACGATCTATACGAAGAGTGTATCAAAAAACTTTGAAGGAATTCACCCAGTTGCATTAAATGCGGTTCAAATGATGTATGGGGGAATTTTATTATTTATTTTAGGTTTGTTCACAGAAGAAATTTCTGCGCAAACAATCATACAACCAGCCTCACTTTTGTCTCTTTTTTATTTAATTGTAATTGGCTCAATGGTTGGTCATAGTTTATTTTATTGGCTTGTAGTTAAGACAGATCCGGTTTTCCCGTCAACCTGGCTTTATATTTCACCTTTTATTGCGGTTGTTGTAGGAGTTCTTTTTTATGATGAGTTTTTTTCTTGGTTAACAGGAGTAGGTGCTGTCACTATTTGTATAGGGATGATTCTTATCAATTATGAAACTTTAAAAGAGCGAGTGATTGCACAAAGGAGCAAATATATAAAGGTTTAG
- a CDS encoding aminotransferase-like domain-containing protein: protein MELAKAVQSEQLLYKQIYHYVVNQIERKEWKTHDKLPSVRSLATQFNVNRLTVLKAYQLLKKEGKIYVKDKSGYYVQPQITKDYEYSENPIIAAYTKKNHLSEIHRAPVTYNFSQALIDPNLLPNHFFSDYVKKVFDLYPKVLATYSTVQGDEELREVLAEYFVKQFKTHLTKDHLLITSGSQQAIHLISETFIKPGDIVLFERPSYCAAIDIFQAQGARIMTVDIYENGYDLEQLENMLKQYKPRLFYTNPTFHNPTGYTISVEQRKRLVELAEQYRCLIVEDDAYHDIYYEQPPPLPIYTYDTAGTVIYVRSFCKYISPGLRVATIISQPSIMPMLLTSKSLIDNGSPLLNQKIFLHYFSSLRLHQHLEKLRIALEIRKEMMEEELAKTNWKWSSPQGGLSLWVQLPDNLSIESLLLKSLHHSISFVPGVVCDPLKQESHWIRLSFSYENEKKLKDGMKQFVELAQRLEEEKK, encoded by the coding sequence ATGGAGTTGGCAAAAGCTGTGCAAAGTGAACAATTATTATATAAACAGATCTATCACTATGTGGTGAATCAAATAGAGCGGAAAGAATGGAAAACTCACGACAAACTTCCCTCGGTTCGCAGCCTAGCCACTCAATTCAACGTTAACAGACTCACTGTATTAAAAGCATATCAATTACTAAAAAAAGAAGGAAAAATATATGTTAAGGATAAGTCAGGTTATTATGTGCAACCACAAATAACTAAAGACTATGAATATAGTGAAAATCCTATCATAGCTGCTTATACAAAAAAAAATCACCTATCAGAAATTCATAGAGCACCTGTTACCTATAACTTTTCTCAAGCCTTAATTGACCCAAATCTTTTACCAAATCACTTTTTTTCAGACTATGTGAAAAAAGTGTTCGATCTTTATCCTAAAGTTCTTGCTACCTATTCAACTGTTCAAGGAGATGAAGAACTGCGGGAGGTTCTTGCTGAATACTTTGTGAAACAATTTAAAACACATCTCACGAAAGATCACCTATTAATTACTTCTGGTTCACAACAGGCCATTCATTTAATCTCAGAAACTTTTATTAAACCCGGAGATATTGTTCTTTTTGAGAGACCGAGTTATTGTGCTGCTATTGATATTTTTCAAGCGCAAGGAGCACGCATTATGACTGTTGATATATACGAAAATGGGTATGACTTAGAACAGCTAGAAAACATGCTGAAGCAATACAAGCCACGACTATTTTACACAAATCCAACCTTTCACAATCCAACTGGCTATACTATTTCAGTAGAACAAAGAAAAAGATTAGTAGAATTGGCTGAACAGTATCGTTGTTTAATTGTTGAAGATGATGCTTATCATGATATTTACTATGAACAGCCCCCACCTCTCCCGATTTATACGTATGATACAGCTGGGACAGTCATTTATGTTCGAAGCTTTTGCAAATATATCTCGCCAGGATTAAGGGTTGCAACAATTATTTCTCAGCCTTCTATTATGCCCATGTTACTCACATCAAAATCGTTAATTGATAATGGATCACCTCTTCTTAATCAGAAGATTTTCCTCCATTATTTTTCGTCATTACGATTACACCAACATTTAGAAAAGCTAAGAATTGCGTTAGAGATTAGGAAGGAAATGATGGAGGAGGAATTAGCGAAAACAAACTGGAAATGGAGCAGCCCACAAGGCGGTTTAAGTTTATGGGTACAACTGCCCGATAATTTATCAATTGAATCATTGCTGTTAAAAAGCCTTCATCACTCTATCTCATTTGTACCAGGTGTAGTATGTGATCCATTAAAACAAGAATCTCACTGGATACGTCTAAGCTTTTCGTACGAAAATGAAAAAAAGTTAAAGGATGGAATGAAGCAATTTGTAGAACTTGCACAGAGGTTGGAAGAGGAGAAAAAATAA
- the htpG gene encoding molecular chaperone HtpG, protein MEKKQFKAESKRLLEMMINSIYSQREVFLRELISNASDAIDKIYYRALTDDSLSFEKDSYFIKITPNKENRTLTILDTGIGMTKEDLENNLGIIAKSGSLAFKKENESKDGHDIIGQFGVGFYAAFMVADVVTVISKALGSDEAYKWESEGAEGYTIEPHEKDTVGTEIILKIKENEEEDNYDEFLEEYNLKSIIKKYSDFIRYPIKMDVKGQRAKEGSDNELEEYEEEQIINSMVPIWRKNKNELTDEDYVAFYNEKHYGFDKPIKHIHINVDGTVRYNAILYIPENMPYDYYSKEYEKGLELYSNGVLIMNKCPELLPDYFSFVKGMVDSEDLSLNISREILQQDRQLKFISKNISKKIKNELKSLMKNDRENYEKFYKSFGRQLKYGVYSDFGSNKEVLQDLLMFYSSKEKKLVSLDEYVSRMAEDQKYIYYASGESIERIEKLPQTELVSEKGYEILFFTEDIDEFAIKMLMSYNEKEFKSVSSGDLGIESEEDQKQTESEQTENKELFEFMKNILSDKVKDVRLSKRLRSHPVCLTTEGEVTIEMEKILSAMPDNQNVKAEKVLEINSNHEVFQSLKNAFESDKEKVTLYTNLLYNQALLIEGLPIQDPVEFTNDMCKVMV, encoded by the coding sequence TTGGAAAAAAAGCAATTTAAAGCAGAATCCAAAAGATTGTTGGAAATGATGATTAACTCTATTTACTCACAACGAGAGGTGTTTTTAAGAGAGTTAATTTCAAATGCTAGTGATGCAATTGATAAAATCTACTACAGAGCATTAACAGATGATTCTTTAAGCTTTGAAAAGGATAGTTACTTTATCAAAATTACACCAAATAAAGAAAATAGAACACTTACTATTTTAGATACAGGTATTGGCATGACAAAGGAAGACCTTGAAAACAACCTGGGTATTATCGCGAAAAGCGGTTCCTTAGCGTTTAAAAAGGAAAATGAATCAAAAGACGGCCATGATATAATTGGTCAATTTGGAGTTGGATTTTACGCTGCATTTATGGTGGCTGATGTTGTTACTGTTATCAGTAAAGCGCTTGGAAGTGATGAAGCTTACAAATGGGAATCAGAGGGTGCTGAAGGCTACACAATTGAACCGCATGAAAAAGATACAGTTGGTACAGAAATTATTTTGAAGATAAAAGAAAATGAAGAAGAAGATAACTATGATGAGTTTTTAGAGGAATATAACCTAAAATCAATCATTAAAAAATACTCTGATTTTATCCGCTATCCGATCAAAATGGATGTTAAAGGCCAACGAGCTAAAGAAGGCAGCGATAATGAGTTAGAAGAATACGAAGAAGAACAAATCATCAACAGCATGGTGCCAATCTGGAGAAAAAATAAAAATGAATTAACAGATGAAGACTATGTGGCATTTTACAATGAAAAGCATTACGGATTTGATAAGCCGATTAAGCACATTCATATTAATGTTGACGGTACAGTAAGATACAATGCAATTCTTTATATCCCTGAAAACATGCCATATGATTATTATTCAAAAGAATATGAAAAGGGCTTAGAGCTTTACTCAAACGGTGTATTAATCATGAATAAATGTCCGGAACTCCTTCCAGATTATTTTAGCTTTGTTAAAGGAATGGTTGATTCTGAGGATTTATCACTTAATATTTCAAGGGAAATTTTACAGCAGGATCGTCAGTTAAAGTTCATTTCTAAAAACATTAGCAAAAAAATTAAAAATGAATTAAAAAGTCTCATGAAAAATGATCGTGAAAATTATGAGAAGTTTTACAAATCCTTTGGCAGACAGCTAAAATATGGAGTGTACAGTGACTTTGGTAGCAACAAAGAAGTGTTACAGGACTTATTAATGTTTTATTCTTCAAAAGAGAAAAAGCTTGTTTCACTTGATGAGTATGTTTCAAGAATGGCTGAAGATCAAAAGTATATTTACTATGCTTCTGGTGAGTCGATCGAGAGAATTGAAAAATTACCACAAACAGAATTAGTGTCTGAAAAAGGCTATGAAATTCTTTTCTTCACAGAAGATATTGATGAATTTGCTATCAAAATGCTCATGAGCTATAACGAAAAAGAATTCAAATCGGTTTCTAGCGGTGACTTAGGAATTGAGTCAGAAGAAGATCAAAAGCAAACAGAATCCGAGCAAACTGAAAATAAAGAGCTCTTTGAGTTCATGAAAAATATCCTTTCAGATAAAGTAAAGGATGTAAGATTATCCAAGCGTCTAAGATCTCATCCTGTTTGCTTAACAACTGAGGGTGAAGTAACAATTGAAATGGAAAAAATTCTAAGTGCTATGCCTGATAATCAAAATGTAAAGGCAGAAAAAGTCTTAGAAATCAACAGCAACCACGAAGTGTTTCAATCTCTAAAGAATGCATTTGAGAGTGACAAGGAAAAGGTAACATTATATACAAATCTTCTATACAACCAAGCGCTTTTAATTGAAGGCTTACCAATTCAAGATCCGGTTGAGTTTACAAATGATATGTGTAAGGTAATGGTATAA
- the trhO gene encoding oxygen-dependent tRNA uridine(34) hydroxylase TrhO, with translation MSKEYRVLLYYHYVQIDNPEEYAQEHLEFCKNLGLKGRILIATEGINGTVSGTVEQTDQYMAHMKEDPRFAEMVYKIDEEDEHAFKKMKVRHRPELVTLRLEDDVNPLELTGKYYSPKEFMEAMKQEDTVIIDARNDYEYAVGHFKNAILPDINTFKELPDWIRENKDQFEGKKILTYCTGGIRCEKFSGWLRQEGFEDVAQLHGGIVTYGKDPEVQGKNWDGQCYVFDERLIVPVNRVEPTVVGRDHFTGEPCERFVNCGNPECNKKILCSEENEHKYLRACSHECRVHERNRYVSENGLTEEQVTERLAALV, from the coding sequence ATGTCAAAAGAATATCGCGTTTTACTATACTATCACTATGTTCAAATTGATAACCCTGAGGAGTATGCTCAAGAGCATCTAGAGTTTTGTAAAAACCTTGGGCTAAAAGGCAGAATTTTAATTGCTACAGAAGGAATTAATGGAACAGTTTCAGGGACTGTTGAGCAAACGGATCAATACATGGCTCACATGAAAGAAGATCCTCGCTTTGCTGAAATGGTTTATAAGATAGATGAAGAAGATGAGCATGCCTTCAAAAAAATGAAGGTTCGTCATCGCCCAGAGCTTGTGACGCTTCGTTTAGAAGATGATGTTAATCCTTTAGAGCTAACAGGTAAATATTACAGCCCTAAAGAATTTATGGAAGCTATGAAACAAGAAGATACTGTCATTATTGATGCTAGAAATGACTATGAGTATGCTGTTGGTCATTTCAAAAATGCGATTTTACCTGACATTAATACGTTTAAAGAGTTACCAGATTGGATTCGTGAAAATAAAGACCAGTTTGAAGGCAAAAAGATCTTAACGTATTGCACAGGTGGTATTCGTTGTGAAAAATTCTCAGGGTGGCTTCGTCAAGAGGGATTTGAGGATGTGGCACAGCTTCACGGTGGGATTGTTACTTATGGTAAAGATCCTGAAGTACAAGGGAAGAATTGGGACGGTCAGTGTTATGTATTTGATGAGCGTCTAATTGTACCTGTTAACCGAGTAGAACCAACTGTAGTTGGAAGAGATCATTTTACTGGTGAACCTTGTGAACGCTTTGTTAACTGTGGGAATCCTGAATGTAATAAAAAAATTCTTTGCTCTGAAGAAAATGAGCATAAATACTTGCGCGCATGTAGTCATGAGTGTCGTGTACATGAACGTAATCGATATGTTTCAGAAAATGGATTAACAGAAGAGCAGGTAACAGAAAGATTAGCTGCTTTAGTATAA
- a CDS encoding nitroreductase family protein, with amino-acid sequence MDVLSAIATRRSIGKVKEDPVPSELIHQILEAGTWAPSHFRTEPWRFFVLTGDARKALGKTLASLVEKTLEDPNSEESQKRLEREENKPLRAPVIIAVAVEPTTANKRVMMKEEVAAVCAAVQNMLLTAHALGLGAIWRTGESCYSNEVKELFTLSSESEMVGLLYIGYPDMKEMTGKRQAVSAVTTWLENEEDFA; translated from the coding sequence ATGGACGTCCTTTCAGCTATTGCAACTAGAAGGAGTATTGGAAAAGTAAAGGAAGATCCTGTCCCGAGTGAGTTGATTCATCAAATTCTTGAAGCAGGAACATGGGCTCCTTCACATTTCCGAACAGAGCCATGGAGATTTTTTGTATTAACTGGTGATGCCAGAAAAGCACTCGGTAAAACACTCGCATCTCTCGTAGAAAAAACACTAGAAGATCCAAATAGTGAAGAAAGTCAAAAGCGACTAGAAAGAGAAGAAAATAAACCCTTGCGAGCACCGGTTATAATCGCTGTTGCAGTAGAACCAACAACAGCAAACAAACGTGTCATGATGAAGGAGGAAGTTGCAGCTGTCTGTGCAGCTGTTCAAAATATGCTGCTCACAGCCCATGCCCTTGGATTGGGTGCTATTTGGAGAACAGGTGAAAGCTGTTATTCGAATGAAGTAAAGGAACTGTTTACATTATCTTCCGAATCGGAGATGGTTGGATTATTATACATTGGCTACCCTGATATGAAAGAAATGACGGGAAAAAGACAGGCAGTCTCAGCGGTAACAACTTGGCTTGAAAATGAAGAGGATTTTGCTTGA
- a CDS encoding 3D domain-containing protein, giving the protein MKNKILSLITFASLTAGFSAHAAAEEVTVKEGDTLWEIAKLNEVEVENIIDWNKLPGDIIHPNDQLKLHESHEVSTGETLWDIAEEYDVDIEEIEAWNKIDSHIIKPGDELIIKENEKAQASSEDKKTESNKENSKELTVTATAYTANCEGCSGTTKMGIDLHANPDKKVIAVDPDVIPLGSTVEVEGYGTAIAADTGGAIKGNKIDVFIPSESDALQWGKQQVEVKIIEE; this is encoded by the coding sequence ATGAAAAATAAGATTTTATCCTTAATTACCTTCGCATCACTAACAGCTGGATTTTCAGCACATGCAGCTGCAGAAGAGGTGACTGTAAAAGAAGGTGACACTTTATGGGAAATCGCAAAGTTAAATGAAGTAGAAGTAGAGAATATAATAGATTGGAATAAACTTCCTGGTGATATCATTCATCCAAATGATCAATTAAAACTGCATGAATCACATGAAGTATCAACAGGAGAAACATTATGGGATATTGCTGAAGAATATGATGTTGATATTGAAGAAATTGAAGCCTGGAACAAAATTGATTCACACATCATTAAACCGGGAGACGAGTTAATCATTAAAGAAAACGAAAAAGCACAAGCGTCTTCTGAAGATAAAAAAACAGAATCAAATAAGGAAAATAGTAAAGAATTAACTGTTACTGCTACTGCCTATACAGCAAATTGTGAAGGCTGCTCAGGTACAACTAAGATGGGTATTGATCTCCATGCAAATCCTGATAAAAAGGTAATAGCAGTTGATCCTGATGTGATTCCATTAGGATCAACTGTAGAGGTTGAAGGTTATGGGACAGCGATTGCGGCAGATACCGGTGGAGCTATTAAAGGAAATAAAATTGATGTTTTTATTCCCTCGGAATCAGATGCCCTACAATGGGGAAAACAGCAAGTAGAAGTGAAAATTATAGAAGAATAA